A segment of the Polyodon spathula isolate WHYD16114869_AA chromosome 1, ASM1765450v1, whole genome shotgun sequence genome:
ATAAAGAAAAAGTTCAATATAACAGGAAGATAAAACAGCAGTcagaaaacacaagcaaagcTGAATTTGACCTTTTCTATTAAGTTGGACTCCTTATTTACAAGCTGCGTCAGTTTCTGCAGATTTGCATCTACTGTGTCCTGGCCAGCGGGAGACAAGCCTGCAAGCCAAGACAGAAACAAGATGAAAGAACGAAGCGGGCTACAGCAAAGAAAACAGCTTACAATAAGAGGCATCAAAAGCAACTCGAACGACACACACACTTCAGGCAGGTtagcaaaaacacaaagcaactgGGTTCTACTTATAGTGACCCTTTCTGCAGCATCACAGTAAGCTCATCTACTAATGGTGCAGTCCACATGCTTCAGCTTCAAAGTGTTGCTTCGTTGGAGGAATGTGGTCattgtacaaaacacaaaacacagagtaATTTGTAGTTCTGCCCACGGTCACTTTGCTCTTTTATCCCAGTGCCTGATCTATGCACATCCCTAAATACTGATTACAAGTTGAttcaaaggaagaaaaaaaaaactaaaacactgtaATTACTGTTTTACTACTTTAATGGCTCAATTTTGGAACATTTTTACTCATTTTCTTAAgttgtttacaagaaacaaatcCTGTACTTTGTAACCCTTAAACTCAAAGCATCGACTACGAAAGCAGCTAATTATTCACAACCTTTTTCCAGATGTTTATCTACCAGCCTCCCTGTAACTACTGAGAAGTCAGCTAGAGGTGCACAGAGAGCTAGGCTTCCTTCCCTCTGCCTGCATCCGAGTGACTACAAACCAGCAGAAATAGTCCTCTTCATCTAATAATGAAGAATCCAAATGAGATATGCCCACTGTAACCAAAGGGGGCATTCAAAAAACAATCCCATTGTGATAAAGATACTAGTAACCCAGTCGGCTGGGGGTTTCTTGacaattttagaaaaactaaATCTGGTCATATTCGGCTTCGGATCGTTATCCTCATGCATGCCCCATTGGACGCACAAAAATACTTTTTCCAGAAAGTGCTTTTGCCTCATGCTATTAGAAGAACCTATGCTTCCTGGGAGCTAAATGCGTTACTGAGTAAAACACATATCTGTAAATGGTATTTAGTCAACATGTCTGGTTATCTGTATACAGAACATAGTGTTTTACGCAAGGCATTAGAAGCTCGCTCTAGCCCTGCACTCCCCTCATTCGGCTGTACTGTATTACTGGAATTACCAAGTGCCGGGAATGAGAGAAATCGAGCCTGTGCTAAATATGCAATAAACTGACTGACTGAATCAATGGAGTCTGTACTATTAGGAGTTGGCATTATGATCCATCTATTTAACAGGGGGCTAAGTCCTCGTGCTTGTACTCCTGGCCTCggatcatttaaataatactcTTTAAATGTGAAGGTACTTTTGAAGTAGGAGTTTCTAACCCTTCTCATCAGGTAGcttgtaaataatacaaaatacattgtatATGTGATATGGTACAAGAGTACAGAATTAACAAGGTCCCATTACAGCAGTCTGTGGCAAACAGACTGCAAACATACAGTATGGATAGGGCTGTATTTTTATCAcagtaaatgttgtttatttcacGGTGGAGAAATCGTATTTCAAGATACTTCATGATTAAacctaatatttattaaagcagaaaaaatggtattgccacattcaaaattgataattttctcAAGTTATTACTGTACAGCGATCTTTAACAGAAAAATTTCCGGTCTTTGAAgaaattttaaagaaatcgtgcagtgtgttcaatcatttaccagaagcaaactaaactggctgccaggttcctaatgcagAGTAGCAGGCAAGTGCTTCAACAAGGCAAACATTAGCTCTACTTATTTTTAGgtgataaaaaatatgtatatttaaactaCTATTTTACAAATGGAAATTTTCactgggaactacatattacatggcatTGGGTACATTTTCATGGAACTCATGAAATCTGataactgtaaaacaaacacagcctTACTTATGCATTTCCTTACCCGAGTCGTTCTGAACGAAGTAGGTGCTGATAATATTGTCACAGAAGTGAGCCAGGCTGGGGAGCTGTTTGAGGTGCTGCTGAAGCTGCCCACTGGGGAGATGTGCTTTATGCAGAGGTGCAAGGAATCCAAACACAAAGGCATCCAGGCTGGTAGGCCTGAACATGTGGTAAAcattgtgtaaataaaataactgaattgaATTACACAGTAGGGTTAACAAACTGACTGAGATGTAACTAACATATGAGCTCAGGGGGCTGAGAATATTTAGATTTTCTGTGAGTTATTAAGGGTTTAACGTAACCATGGCTAGCATGTTACTAGGTTTCTGTGAGTTATTAAGGGTTTAATGTAACCATGGCTAGCATGCTACCAGGTTTATGTACGTTATTATAGGTTTAATGTAACCATGGCTAGCATGCTACCAGGTTTATTTGACACTACAAAGTGTTCACCCTCCACAGGACTCATATACAGTAATTTACTCCTTTTGAGGAGTGACTATTTGAAAGCACGGAATGCTAAGAGTACTCACTTGTTCCCAAAGAAGTACTGGGATGTCCCCAGTCTGTGCGATAGAAGATTTAGGCACTCCTTGGCATCACTGTAAATCTAATGACACAAAAAGCCAAATTtgacaaaccccccaaaaaaacaaatgtgttggtTAGGTTTTGTACATAATGGGTTTGGAAAATCTGACTGACATGTTCCTTTAAATACAAATCACCCATAATGCATTAATGCCACAAACAGCAGTCACTTCCACAAAGCCACAAAGAATTAACATCATGCTTACCTAAGGGAGAAACAGGAACACTAACAAGCTGAGGTTTTTCTTagaactgtgttttatattttctcaACATGCGTCTCCAGTTTTATTCACTAGGTTAGGTCCCAGTTTCTTTCAAGAATGTGAACTGATTTCTTTCGTGTACCATTTTAAGAACTAGCCATAAGGTGACACCTGGCAGCAATGCCTGCTGGGAGAACAAGCAACAATAGCCAACATTTTCTCTGTGCGTGATTCCCCCTTTTggggaaaaacaaaccaaactagCACAGGGTATAATGTGCAGAAAGACAATGAAAAGCCTTGAAATCCCACACCAGCACATGCTGCATCACCCAGATAATCAGCCCATGACTGATGATGCTGACACTGTGTGAAGAAACCATATCCTTTGAAATATAGAACCCACTAccgtatgtttttaaatgtagacaGTTGTGATCTACACAGACAGCCTCCATCAATCTCTCTAAGGCATCTGacttgatcaatgatgtgttttACAATGAATGGCTGGGCATGCAGTGATTACATCAGGAGTTCAGACTGGGCTGCCATAAACCATGAGATGAAAGGGCATGAGAACTTCACCTAATCCCAGAGGCTCACATACACTGCCTTGCATTTTGGTAAATGATCCATTATGCTAAGATTACACAGAACTGCATTCCTTTGAAAGTCTTCAGTTTTTGTAGACTTAAGTAATTATTTATCATTTTCATTTCTCACACTGGTCATTAATACATCTGTGTGTCAGGTTCACATCTTGTGTGCAGATTGTTTGAATGTTTGCCTTCTTCGCAAAGATTTGCAATGCCATGCAGACAGAAGCTTTGTATCTAAATTCCAAATATAACAATGAACATTAAACAATCCAGTCTCTGTGGGGTCTTGAATGGCTGTACAAAATATAGAAATTACAGGAATAACGAAAAAGATTTTACTGTCATTTTTCATCAGTGAATAAAGTGGTTAATAAGGACACATACTGGCAGGTCATGCATACAGTTAATGACCCACTACTAATAAACACTGACATGCCAACCTGTGCTACCTGTCTGCTGGCTCCTGCAGTCTGAATCAGTAAACACTGACATGCCAACCTGTGCTACCTGTCTGCTGGCTCCTGCAGTTTGAATCAGAACTTTGATATAGGCAGGTATTACCTTTGCCTCGACTTCAGTGATGCTATGCAATGGAGGTTCCCCTTTGGTCAGAAGAATCCGGTTTAGCGCTGCACTGGATTGCCTACATGGCAGGTAAAAGTTCAATGGAAACGGGGTTCTGGAAGCAAACCATGGCCTGGTTACACTGGAGTAGTTTTCAGCATCAACCCAGAAAGTGTGCAGCTGGAAGGAAGGCAGTCACAAATCAGCAAAGCTAGCACATTATATTGGGGCACTCACATTTCCCATTGGAAGCACTGCAGTCTGGCCTAGAACTCTTTACCCGCTGTGAGCTGGTAACACTGCTTTATACAATCCAGGAGGCTTCAGAAACTCATTAGTGTGCAACCACTGCTGACTTTGGTTTCATTTAGGCCCAGAGCAAGAGATACATTGTGATTAGTGGTTACAAGACTCCCTTTTCACATTGTAAATGATGAGTTctttaaaactgaattaaaaagtgtttgttaAACATGCTCTTTATAAGATATCTACTGGCAATGTATCCTGTAAAATACCTGGCTTTActattattttacagtacataatCTGGGGAATTACACATGTAACAGTGTTTAACAGACAAGGAAATATCATCACTATTCAGGTTCTGGATTTCGTTCTATAAAACCTCCTTTTTGTGACTTTTGTATTGATGTTTACCAGGGCTGGGTGCAGCTTCTCCTCCAGTAGTGCAATATAGGCCAGAGTGTCGGCTCCCTGCTTAGCTGTTAAGTCGTAGTCaacattgtatttctgtaaaacaagaacatttcagtGAGTCGTGTTTTTCCCCAAACCGGTCAACCATATTCTGTTGAGTGGCAGACATTTCCTTGAATTTGCATGCTGTAAACCTTGTTAAGAAACAGCCACTTTAATAAGCCAGTCGTACTTTAATCCTGTGCTATGGCGTTCCTTTGTTTTCCCATACTGGAGGGACACGGCTCCTGCAGGGTGATCTGAGCAATCCTTTTGTACATTTTACGAAAAATAGGACATACAACTTGCAAAGTGAAACAAGTATATTAGTAACACACATCCACCACCACAGCTATAAATTAAACATTAGAGTTATCAGTATGTTATCAGACTACTCTATAAAAAAAATCCCCCCTGTTGTTCTAGCTGGTGGACTCAAACATTGGTCTGTTGATGTCATGGTGTGAGGAGCAGCTGATTacgagaaaaataaaaacttgaaaatataAGGTACAGTCGTAAGATAGACATACGCTAAACTAGACTATTGCCACGAGTATAGCAATATAGCGTGAACAGCCACTTTAATAAGCCAGTCGTACTTTAATCCTGTGCTATGGCGTTCCTTTGTTTTCCCATACTGGAGAGACACAGCTCCTGCAGGGTGATCTGAGCAATCCTTGAATATTTGATgcttttatgattattattataagtatgaAATGATGTTCGTTTGTGCAGACGAACAGCACGATGCAAAGTGCAGAGctataattataaaattattattattattattattattattaataataataataataatatcctacTTCTTATTTATTACCAACACgtctgcaaatcttttttttctattattacagtAAAGTTACTGTAGCTGGATGCCCATTCTCCCACATAGGCAGTTCTCCAGCAGATATGAAATGGAGTTAACATCAAGACTAGGCTTTAGACAAGCCTCACCTCAATTACAGGGTATGAGCTTATAAACAAACATTGTGCTCCTGATTTTATAACTGCACACTGTGCTCCTGACCTTATAACTGAACACTGTGCTCCTGATCTTGTAATTGAACACTTAGCTCTGGAGTTATAATACGGGCCTCCACTGACTTGATGCTGCACCCATCCACTTCTACCTGACCAGAAACTAATTCCGGAACTGCAGTCAAGTATTTTAACAGTTCattattccacaaaaaaaaaaaaaggaaggaatttCAAGGAATTTgggaagataggaaacagcacagcagtacatCTCATAGGTTATGTTATAGAAACTGAGAAGATAGGTAACAGCACAGTAGTACATCTGATAGGTTTTGTATAATCTACTTCATACAGACGTGATTCTGGctcaaacaaatgtaataaaatagaGACTTGTTATCCCTCAATTCTGCATTGAGCAAAATGTTAGGGCCTGAATTTTTAACACAGCAGTATAGAATACAAACCTGTTTCCTTAAATAGTTCACAATGTGTGCAGGTTTGGTCACAACAGCATCTTCCAAGTTCAATGCTGGTACAGTCCCTGAAAACAGACAGTAAGAAAATAttagtgtaacagggagagatctgtgctgactctgctgacgtgttcacgggctgcaggaagagggcgacagtcgtccaacaaccgcctgtgagtcatggcagtgacacggggaggtgggaaagtgggtgtgtggactttccccctctctgaatggctgagaggcgagtcttggcagattgctagccctataaaaaatgctctgctgtttcctcaggtctgcccacttagacgcaacgagagtgcggaagctctgatccaggaccgggaatcaggcgaaacaaaaagtttcatagcgagacagagagagcggggaacccttgggctgACCCcagcgtattgtgaaagaacaggctagttagcctacagagtaggacggtgatccgggtcgtgcgggtagtggcgaccgggataacgctgccgagtgcagcaccttttatttgtagttttattactgttttattttccattgttcttttcaccttctgttttcattattatttctttgagcacctgcgagtgcacttgctgttcacgtaccagctgtggtatttccgtggtgctgtctatcatcgttgataggcagcccacggtcagcagtgccctctgccggaaaaagcaagaactgtttgcaaataaaactgggcacctgtgtggtgttttcaagtacacctgtctgtctcctagtcaatgaattacccacacccctccCACAATTAGTTTATAGGattgctttcttgttttgttttatgccgTACTGTAATTGTGGAGGCATGTGGTAGAACGaagaaatgaaaatgattttaacAGCGTGGGCTGACTGTGACATCCAGACACAGTGAACAGGCGCTGTGCGGGATCCATTGCTCATCCAGACACGGTGAACGGGCGCTGTGCGGTATCCATTGCTCATCCAGACACGGTGAACGGGCGCTGTGCGGCATCCATTGCTCATCCAGGCACGGTGAACGGGCGCTGTGCGGTATCCATTGCTCATCCAGACACAGTGAACGGGCGCTGTGCGGTATCCATTGCTCACCCAGACACAGTGAACGGGCGCTGTGCGGTATCCATTGCTCACCCAGGCACAGTGAACGGGCGCTGTGCGGCATCCATTGCTCACCCAGGCACAGTGAACGGGCGCTGTGCGGCATCCATTGCTCACCCAGGCACAGTGAACGGGCGCTGTGCGGCATCCATTGCTCACCCAGGCACAGTGAACGGGCGCTGTGCGGCATCCATTGCTCACCCAGGCGCAGTGAACGGGCGCT
Coding sequences within it:
- the LOC121313765 gene encoding metaxin-3-like isoform X1 → MATPMELSCWGGDWGLPSIHTDSLIVMAYAKFSGAELKIQTIDWTWKTLTGTVPALNLEDAVVTKPAHIVNYLRKQKYNVDYDLTAKQGADTLAYIALLEEKLHPALLHTFWVDAENYSSVTRPWFASRTPFPLNFYLPCRQSSAALNRILLTKGEPPLHSITEVEAKIYSDAKECLNLLSHRLGTSQYFFGNKPTSLDAFVFGFLAPLHKAHLPSGQLQQHLKQLPSLAHFCDNIISTYFVQNDSGLSPAGQDTVDANLQKLTQLVNKESNLIEKMDDNLRSSPQHRPRRLTNLKASLVAEESISSTPA
- the LOC121313765 gene encoding metaxin-3-like isoform X2, with product MATPMELSCWGGDWGLPSIHTDSLIVMAYAKFSGAELKIQTIDWTWKTLTGTVPALNLEDAVVTKPAHIVNYLRKQKYNVDYDLTAKQGADTLAYIALLEEKLHPALLHTFWVDAENYSSVTRPWFASRTPFPLNFYLPCRQSSAALNRILLTKGEPPLHSITEVEAKIYSDAKECLNLLSHRLGTSQYFFGNKPTSLDAFVFGFLAPLHKAHLPSGQLQQHLKQLPSLAHFCDNIISTYFVQNDSDG